The proteins below come from a single Streptomyces tubercidicus genomic window:
- a CDS encoding phosphatidylinositol mannoside acyltransferase: MSPRRNGRPLIDTEKLSEALYALGWSTVKKLPEGAAVRLGRRIADIAWKRRGKGVLRLESNLARVVPDATPQRLAELSRAGMRSYMRYWMESFRLPAWSKDRIRAGFTPEDVHYLEDGLKSGRGVILALPHMGNYDLAGAWVTTKLGVPFTTVAQRLKPETLYDRFVAYREGLGMEVLPHEGGAAFGTLARRLRAGGLVCLVADRDLSASGIPVKFFGEATKMPAGPAALAVQTGAMLLPVTLWYDDTPVMRGRVHPEIEVPETGTRAEQAAQMTQTLADAFASGIADHPEDWHMLQRLWLADLEPREQPAAPGGSEASRTSGSESV; this comes from the coding sequence ATGAGCCCGCGCAGGAACGGCCGGCCGTTGATCGACACGGAGAAGCTGTCGGAGGCGCTCTACGCCCTGGGCTGGAGCACCGTCAAGAAGCTGCCCGAAGGCGCCGCCGTACGGCTCGGCCGCCGGATCGCCGACATCGCCTGGAAGCGCCGCGGCAAGGGCGTCCTCCGCCTGGAGTCGAACCTCGCCCGGGTCGTCCCGGACGCCACACCGCAGCGGCTCGCCGAGCTCTCCCGGGCCGGGATGCGCTCGTACATGCGCTACTGGATGGAGTCCTTCCGACTGCCGGCCTGGAGCAAGGACCGGATAAGGGCGGGTTTCACCCCCGAGGACGTGCATTACCTGGAGGACGGGCTCAAGAGCGGCCGTGGCGTCATCCTGGCGCTGCCCCACATGGGCAACTACGACCTCGCGGGCGCCTGGGTCACCACCAAGCTCGGCGTCCCCTTCACCACCGTCGCCCAGCGCCTCAAGCCGGAAACCCTCTACGACCGCTTCGTCGCCTACCGCGAGGGCCTGGGCATGGAGGTGCTGCCGCACGAAGGCGGTGCCGCCTTCGGCACGCTGGCCCGGCGGCTGCGGGCCGGCGGCCTGGTCTGCCTGGTCGCGGACCGTGATCTGTCCGCCTCCGGAATACCGGTCAAGTTCTTCGGCGAGGCCACGAAGATGCCGGCCGGCCCCGCCGCCCTCGCCGTCCAGACCGGCGCCATGCTGCTGCCCGTCACCCTCTGGTACGACGACACCCCCGTCATGCGCGGCCGGGTCCACCCGGAGATCGAGGTCCCCGAGACCGGCACCCGCGCCGAGCAGGCCGCCCAGATGACCCAGACCCTCGCCGACGCCTTCGCCTCCGGCATCGCCGACCACCCCGAGGACTGGCACATGCTCCAGCGGCTCTGGCTCGCCGACCTGGAACCGCGCGAGCAGCCCGCCGCCCCGGGCGGCTCCGAGGCTTCCAGAACCTCCGGATCGGAGTCCGTGTGA
- the yajC gene encoding preprotein translocase subunit YajC codes for MNIVTLLPFIVLIGAMFLMTRSAKKKQQAAAQMRDEMQAGTGVRTIGGMYATVKEIHEETVLLEVAPGVHAIYAKNAIGAVLADEEYNRILDGADPIHGDEPVVPDDASSLTGDAAEAGKGDKIDLGKTAAPADAEPAADEAKDAEPADKAKDTVKADADAAKDDKKSGDDAK; via the coding sequence GTGAACATCGTGACTCTCCTCCCCTTCATCGTCCTCATCGGGGCCATGTTCCTGATGACGCGCTCCGCCAAGAAGAAGCAGCAGGCGGCCGCGCAGATGCGCGACGAAATGCAGGCCGGCACCGGCGTCCGGACCATCGGCGGCATGTACGCCACCGTCAAGGAAATCCACGAGGAGACCGTCCTCCTGGAGGTCGCCCCCGGCGTGCACGCCATTTACGCCAAGAACGCCATCGGCGCCGTGCTCGCGGATGAGGAGTACAACCGCATCCTGGACGGTGCCGACCCGATCCACGGTGACGAGCCGGTCGTCCCGGACGACGCCTCCTCGCTGACCGGCGACGCCGCCGAGGCCGGGAAGGGCGACAAGATCGACCTGGGCAAGACCGCCGCCCCGGCCGATGCCGAGCCCGCCGCGGACGAGGCCAAGGACGCCGAGCCCGCCGACAAGGCCAAGGACACCGTCAAGGCGGACGCCGACGCCGCGAAGGACGACAAGAAGTCCGGCGACGACGCGAAGTAG
- the ruvB gene encoding Holliday junction branch migration DNA helicase RuvB produces MNWDDTAPPTSEDSAAGAPDRLVGADADGEDTAVEAALRPKDLEEFVGQERVREQLDLVLRAARARGATADHVLLSGAPGLGKTTLSMIIAAEMGAPIRITSGPAIQHAGDLAAILSSLQEGEVLFLDEIHRMSRPAEEMLYMAMEDFRVDVIVGKGPGATAIPLELPPFTLVGATTRAGLLPPPLRDRFGFTAHMEFYAPAELQRVIHRSAGLLDVEIEAEGAAEIAGRSRGTPRIANRLLRRVRDYAQVKADGVITREIASQALGVYEVDARGLDRLDRAVLTALLKLFGGGPVGLSTLAVAVGEERETVEEVAEPFLVREGLLARTPRGRIATPAAWDHLGLVPPQQRAGAGGQQGLFGA; encoded by the coding sequence GTGAACTGGGACGACACCGCACCACCCACCAGCGAGGACAGCGCCGCGGGCGCGCCCGACCGGCTGGTCGGGGCCGACGCGGACGGTGAGGACACCGCCGTCGAGGCCGCGCTGCGGCCCAAGGACCTGGAGGAATTCGTCGGCCAGGAGCGGGTGCGCGAACAGCTCGACCTGGTCCTGCGCGCCGCCCGCGCCCGCGGCGCCACCGCCGACCACGTCCTGCTGTCCGGCGCGCCGGGCCTCGGCAAGACGACCCTCTCGATGATCATCGCCGCTGAGATGGGCGCCCCGATCCGCATCACCTCCGGCCCGGCCATCCAGCACGCCGGTGACCTCGCCGCGATCCTCTCCTCCCTCCAGGAGGGCGAGGTGCTCTTCCTCGACGAGATCCACCGGATGTCCCGGCCCGCCGAGGAAATGCTCTATATGGCGATGGAGGACTTCCGCGTCGACGTGATCGTCGGCAAGGGCCCGGGAGCCACCGCCATCCCGCTCGAACTCCCCCCGTTCACCCTGGTCGGCGCCACGACCCGGGCCGGTCTGCTGCCGCCGCCGCTGCGCGACCGCTTCGGCTTCACCGCCCATATGGAGTTCTACGCCCCGGCCGAGCTGCAGCGGGTCATCCACCGCTCCGCCGGGCTGCTGGACGTCGAGATAGAAGCGGAGGGCGCCGCCGAGATCGCCGGCCGTTCCCGCGGTACGCCCCGTATCGCCAACCGTCTGCTGCGCCGGGTCCGCGACTACGCCCAGGTGAAGGCCGACGGCGTGATCACCCGCGAGATCGCCTCCCAGGCCCTCGGGGTCTACGAGGTCGACGCCCGCGGCCTGGACCGCCTCGACCGCGCCGTGCTCACGGCCCTGCTCAAGCTGTTCGGCGGCGGCCCGGTGGGCCTGTCCACCCTCGCGGTCGCGGTGGGGGAGGAGCGCGAGACGGTCGAGGAGGTCGCCGAGCCGTTCCTCGTACGGGAAGGACTGCTGGCCAGGACCCCCAGGGGCCGGATCGCGACCCCGGCGGCCTGGGACCACCTGGGGCTCGTCCCGCCGCAGCAGCGGGCGGGCGCCGGCGGACAGCAGGGCTTGTTCGGAGCGTGA
- a CDS encoding glycosyltransferase family 4 protein has protein sequence MKIGIVCPYAWDVPGGVQFHIRDLADHLIRLGHEVSVLAPADDETPLPPYVVSAGRAVPVPYNGSVARLNFGFLSAARVRRWLQHGAFDVIHIHEPASPSLGLLSCWAAQGPIVATFHTSNPRSRAMIAAYPILQPALEKISARIAVSEYARRTLVEHLGGDAVVIPNGVDVDFFATAEPKAEWQGRTIGFIGRIDEPRKGLPVLMKALPTILAEVPDARLLVAGRGDEAEAVAELPAELRSRVEFLGMVSDEDKARLLRSVDLYVAPNTGGESFGIILVEAMSAGAPVLASDLDAFAQVLDQGEAGELFTNEDTEALAAAAVRLLGDPARLAELRERGARHVRRFDWSTVGADILAVYETVTTGAASVATDERVGLRARRWLP, from the coding sequence GTGAAGATCGGCATCGTCTGCCCGTACGCCTGGGACGTCCCCGGCGGCGTGCAGTTCCACATCCGGGACCTGGCCGACCACCTGATCCGCCTCGGCCACGAGGTCTCCGTGCTCGCCCCCGCGGACGACGAGACCCCGCTGCCGCCCTACGTGGTCTCGGCCGGCCGCGCCGTCCCCGTCCCGTACAACGGCTCGGTCGCCCGCCTCAACTTCGGCTTCCTCTCCGCCGCCCGGGTCCGCCGCTGGCTCCAGCACGGCGCCTTCGACGTCATCCACATCCACGAGCCGGCCTCGCCCTCCCTCGGCCTGCTCTCCTGCTGGGCCGCCCAGGGCCCGATCGTGGCGACCTTCCACACCTCCAACCCGCGCTCACGGGCGATGATCGCCGCCTATCCGATCCTGCAGCCCGCACTGGAGAAGATCAGCGCACGGATCGCGGTCAGCGAATACGCCCGCCGCACCCTCGTCGAACACCTCGGCGGCGATGCGGTGGTCATCCCCAACGGCGTCGACGTCGACTTCTTCGCCACCGCGGAGCCCAAGGCCGAGTGGCAGGGACGGACGATCGGCTTCATCGGCCGGATCGACGAACCGCGCAAGGGCCTGCCGGTCCTGATGAAGGCGCTGCCCACGATCCTCGCCGAGGTCCCCGACGCCCGCCTGCTCGTCGCCGGCCGCGGCGACGAAGCGGAGGCCGTCGCGGAGCTGCCCGCCGAACTGCGCTCCCGGGTCGAATTCCTCGGCATGGTCAGCGACGAGGACAAGGCCAGGCTGCTGCGCAGCGTCGACCTCTACGTCGCGCCCAACACGGGCGGCGAATCCTTCGGCATCATCCTCGTAGAGGCGATGTCGGCCGGCGCCCCCGTCCTGGCCAGCGACCTCGACGCCTTCGCCCAGGTCCTCGACCAGGGCGAGGCCGGCGAACTCTTCACCAACGAAGACACCGAGGCGCTCGCCGCTGCGGCCGTACGACTTCTTGGTGACCCGGCTCGTCTCGCGGAGCTGCGGGAGCGGGGCGCCCGCCATGTGCGGCGCTTCGACTGGTCGACGGTCGGGGCCGACATCCTCGCCGTCTACGAGACCGTGACCACGGGGGCGGCGTCCGTGGCCACCGACGAGAGGGTGGGCTTGCGGGCTCGCCGCTGGCTGCCGTAA
- the ruvC gene encoding crossover junction endodeoxyribonuclease RuvC translates to MKVLGVDPGLTRCGVGVVDGVAGRPLTMVGVGVVRTPADADIAQRLVEIERGIDAWLDEHRPEYVAVERVFSQHNVRTVMGTAQASAVAMLCAARRGLPVALHTPSEVKAAVTGSGRADKAQIGAMVTRLLRLDAPPKPADAADALALAICHIWRAPAVNRLQQAHAAARRAAPVRTPGVRRATPQKGTR, encoded by the coding sequence ATGAAGGTGCTGGGGGTGGACCCGGGGCTGACGCGCTGCGGGGTCGGGGTGGTCGACGGGGTCGCGGGGCGTCCGCTGACGATGGTCGGCGTCGGCGTCGTCCGTACGCCCGCGGACGCCGATATCGCCCAGCGCCTGGTCGAGATCGAGCGCGGGATAGACGCCTGGCTCGACGAGCACCGCCCCGAGTACGTCGCCGTGGAGCGGGTCTTCAGCCAGCACAACGTCCGTACGGTCATGGGCACCGCCCAGGCCAGCGCGGTCGCCATGCTGTGCGCGGCCCGTCGTGGGCTGCCGGTCGCGCTGCACACCCCCAGTGAGGTCAAGGCCGCCGTCACGGGATCGGGACGGGCCGACAAGGCCCAGATCGGGGCGATGGTGACCCGTCTGCTGCGGCTCGACGCGCCACCGAAACCAGCCGACGCCGCCGATGCCCTCGCCCTCGCCATCTGCCACATCTGGCGCGCCCCCGCGGTCAACCGCCTCCAGCAGGCGCATGCCGCGGCCCGCCGCGCCGCTCCCGTTCGCACCCCCGGCGTCCGCCGGGCGACACCCCAGAAGGGCACCCGATGA
- the pgsA gene encoding phosphatidylinositol phosphate synthase — MLNKYARAFFTRVLTPFAALLIRIGVSPDAVTLVGTGGVVAGALIFYPLGEFFWGTVVITLFVFSDLVDGNMARQLGRSSRWGAFLDSTLDRVADSAIFGGLALWYAGRGDSLVLCGMAIFCLASGQVVSYTKARGEAIGLPVDVNGLVERAERLVITLVACGLSGLHAFGVPGVEILLPIALWVVGIGSAVTLGQRVVTVRRESAEADAMAQGGNSA; from the coding sequence ATGCTGAACAAGTACGCGCGTGCGTTCTTCACGCGTGTTCTCACGCCGTTCGCCGCCCTGCTCATCCGGATCGGCGTCAGCCCGGACGCGGTCACTCTGGTCGGCACCGGGGGCGTGGTGGCCGGCGCCTTGATCTTCTATCCCCTGGGCGAGTTCTTCTGGGGGACGGTCGTCATCACGCTGTTCGTCTTCTCCGACCTCGTCGACGGCAACATGGCGCGGCAGCTGGGCCGCTCCAGCCGCTGGGGGGCCTTTCTCGACTCCACCCTCGACCGGGTCGCCGACTCGGCGATCTTCGGCGGGCTCGCCCTGTGGTACGCGGGCCGGGGCGACAGCCTGGTGCTCTGCGGCATGGCGATCTTCTGCCTCGCCAGCGGCCAGGTGGTCTCGTACACCAAGGCGCGCGGCGAGGCCATCGGGCTGCCGGTGGACGTCAACGGCCTGGTGGAGCGCGCCGAGCGGCTGGTCATCACGCTGGTCGCCTGCGGCCTGTCGGGCCTGCACGCCTTCGGGGTGCCGGGAGTCGAGATCCTGCTGCCGATCGCCCTGTGGGTCGTCGGCATCGGCAGCGCGGTCACCCTGGGCCAGCGCGTGGTAACGGTACGACGGGAGTCGGCCGAGGCCGACGCCATGGCACAAGGGGGGAACAGCGCATGA
- the ruvA gene encoding Holliday junction branch migration protein RuvA has translation MIAFVSGPVAALAPDSAVVEVGGIGMAVQCTPDTLSGLRIGQQAKLATSLVVREDSLTLYGFADDDERQTFELLQTASGVGPRLAQAMLAVHSPDALRLAVATGDEKALTAVPGIGKKGAQKLLLEFKDRLGEPVGSGRAGVGSAVTAGWRDQLHAALIGLGYATREADEAVAAVTPQAEAAVAKGGAPQVPQLLKAALQTLNRAR, from the coding sequence ATGATCGCCTTCGTCTCCGGGCCGGTCGCGGCCCTCGCCCCGGACTCCGCCGTCGTCGAGGTCGGCGGTATCGGCATGGCCGTCCAGTGCACCCCGGACACCCTCTCCGGGCTGCGCATCGGCCAGCAGGCCAAGCTCGCCACCTCCCTCGTCGTCCGCGAGGACTCGCTCACCCTCTACGGCTTCGCCGACGACGACGAGCGGCAGACCTTCGAGCTGCTGCAGACCGCCAGCGGTGTCGGGCCCCGGCTCGCCCAGGCGATGCTCGCGGTGCACTCCCCGGACGCGCTGCGGCTGGCCGTCGCCACCGGTGACGAGAAGGCGCTCACGGCCGTGCCAGGCATCGGCAAGAAGGGCGCGCAGAAGCTGCTCCTGGAGTTCAAGGACCGGCTGGGGGAGCCGGTGGGCAGCGGCCGTGCGGGCGTCGGCAGCGCCGTCACGGCCGGCTGGCGCGACCAGCTGCACGCCGCCCTGATCGGCCTCGGCTATGCCACCCGCGAGGCGGACGAGGCGGTCGCCGCGGTCACCCCGCAGGCCGAGGCCGCGGTCGCCAAGGGCGGCGCGCCCCAGGTGCCGCAGCTGCTGAAGGCCGCCCTGCAGACCCTGAACCGCGCCCGATGA
- the pdxS gene encoding pyridoxal 5'-phosphate synthase lyase subunit PdxS, which translates to MSSTPTTPQHPETGTARVKRGMAEQLKGGVIMDVVTPEEAKIAEDAGAVAVMALERVPADIRKDGGVARMSDPDMIDGIINAVSIPVMAKSRIGHFVEAQVLQSLGVDYIDESEVLTPADEVNHSDKWAFTTPFVCGATNLGEALRRITEGAAMIRSKGEAGTGNVVEAVRHMRQIKGEIARLRGYDNNELFAAAKELRAPYELVKEVAELGKLPVVLFSAGGVATPADAALMRQLGAEGVFVGSGIFKSGDPAKRAAAIVKATTFYDDPKVIADVSRNLGEAMVGINCDTLPEAERYANRGW; encoded by the coding sequence GTGTCCAGCACGCCCACCACGCCCCAGCACCCCGAGACCGGAACCGCGCGCGTCAAGCGCGGTATGGCCGAGCAGCTCAAGGGCGGCGTGATCATGGACGTCGTCACGCCGGAAGAGGCGAAGATCGCCGAGGACGCGGGCGCCGTCGCCGTCATGGCCCTGGAGCGGGTCCCCGCCGATATCCGCAAGGACGGCGGCGTGGCCCGGATGTCGGACCCCGACATGATCGACGGCATCATCAACGCCGTCTCCATCCCGGTCATGGCGAAGTCCCGGATCGGCCACTTCGTCGAGGCGCAGGTGCTGCAGTCGCTCGGCGTCGACTACATCGACGAGTCCGAGGTCCTCACCCCGGCCGATGAGGTCAACCACTCCGACAAGTGGGCCTTCACCACCCCGTTTGTGTGTGGTGCCACCAACCTGGGCGAGGCGCTGCGCCGGATCACCGAGGGCGCGGCCATGATCCGCTCGAAGGGCGAGGCCGGCACCGGCAACGTCGTCGAGGCGGTGCGCCACATGCGTCAGATCAAGGGTGAGATCGCCCGGCTGCGCGGCTACGACAACAACGAGCTGTTCGCCGCCGCCAAGGAGCTGCGCGCCCCGTACGAGCTGGTCAAGGAGGTCGCCGAGCTCGGCAAGCTGCCGGTCGTGCTGTTCTCCGCCGGTGGTGTCGCCACCCCGGCCGACGCCGCGCTGATGCGTCAGCTCGGTGCCGAGGGTGTGTTCGTCGGCTCCGGAATCTTCAAGTCCGGTGACCCGGCCAAGCGCGCCGCCGCGATCGTGAAGGCCACCACCTTCTACGACGACCCGAAGGTCATCGCGGACGTCTCCCGCAACCTGGGCGAGGCCATGGTCGGCATCAACTGCGACACCCTCCCCGAGGCTGAGCGCTACGCCAACCGCGGCTGGTAG
- a CDS encoding YebC/PmpR family DNA-binding transcriptional regulator, protein MSGHSKWATTKHKKAVIDAKRGKLFAKLIKNIEVAARTGGADPDGNPTLFDAIQKAKKSSVPNKNIDSAVKRGAGLEAGGADYETIMYEGYGPNGVAVLIECLTDNRNRAASDVRVAMTRNGGSMADPGSVSYLFNRKGVVIVPKGELSEDDVLGAVLDAGAEEVNDLGESFEVLSEATDLVAVRSALQESGIDYDSADANFVPTMQVELEEEGARKIFKLIDALEDSDDVQNVFANFDVSDDVMAKVDA, encoded by the coding sequence ATGTCCGGCCACTCTAAATGGGCTACGACGAAGCACAAGAAGGCCGTGATCGATGCCAAGCGCGGCAAGCTCTTCGCGAAGCTGATCAAGAACATCGAGGTCGCGGCCCGTACGGGCGGCGCCGACCCGGACGGCAACCCCACGCTCTTCGACGCCATTCAGAAGGCCAAGAAGAGCTCGGTGCCCAACAAGAACATCGACTCCGCGGTCAAGCGCGGTGCGGGTCTTGAGGCCGGCGGAGCCGACTACGAGACCATCATGTACGAGGGGTACGGCCCCAACGGTGTCGCGGTGCTCATCGAGTGCCTCACCGACAACCGCAACCGCGCCGCCTCGGACGTCCGCGTCGCCATGACCCGCAACGGCGGTTCGATGGCCGACCCGGGTTCGGTGTCGTACCTGTTCAACCGCAAGGGCGTGGTGATCGTCCCCAAGGGTGAACTGTCCGAGGACGACGTCCTGGGCGCGGTCCTGGACGCCGGCGCCGAAGAGGTCAACGACCTCGGCGAGTCCTTCGAGGTGCTCAGCGAGGCCACCGACCTGGTCGCGGTCCGTTCGGCCCTCCAGGAGTCCGGTATCGACTACGACTCCGCCGACGCCAACTTCGTCCCGACCATGCAGGTCGAGCTGGAGGAAGAGGGCGCGCGCAAGATCTTCAAGCTGATCGACGCGCTGGAGGACAGCGACGACGTGCAGAACGTCTTCGCCAACTTCGATGTCTCGGACGATGTGATGGCCAAGGTCGACGCCTGA
- the pdxT gene encoding pyridoxal 5'-phosphate synthase glutaminase subunit PdxT codes for MSTPTIGVLALQGDVREHLTVLAEADALARPVRRPEELDGIDGLVIPGGESTTMSKLAVTFGMLEPLRAFVRAGKPVYGTCAGMIMVADKLLDAREDQETFGGVDMIVRRNAFGRQNESFEAAIDVAGIPGGPVEGVFIRAPWVESVGGAVEVLATYDGHTVAVRQGNVLATSFHPELTGDHRVHALFVDMVRRARD; via the coding sequence ATGAGCACCCCCACCATCGGTGTGCTGGCCCTCCAGGGCGACGTCCGTGAGCACCTCACCGTGCTCGCCGAGGCGGACGCCCTGGCCCGGCCGGTGCGTCGCCCCGAGGAGCTGGACGGGATCGACGGTCTGGTCATCCCGGGCGGCGAGTCCACCACGATGTCCAAGCTGGCCGTCACCTTCGGCATGCTGGAGCCGTTGCGGGCGTTCGTCCGCGCGGGCAAGCCGGTCTACGGCACCTGCGCGGGCATGATCATGGTCGCCGACAAGCTGCTGGACGCCCGGGAGGACCAGGAGACGTTCGGCGGCGTCGACATGATCGTGCGCCGTAACGCCTTCGGGCGGCAGAACGAGTCGTTCGAGGCGGCCATCGACGTCGCCGGGATCCCCGGCGGACCGGTCGAGGGCGTCTTCATCCGGGCGCCCTGGGTCGAGTCGGTCGGCGGCGCGGTCGAGGTCCTGGCGACGTATGACGGGCACACCGTGGCCGTGCGGCAGGGTAACGTCCTCGCCACGTCTTTCCACCCGGAACTCACCGGCGACCACCGGGTCCACGCCCTGTTCGTGGACATGGTGCGGCGGGCCCGGGACTGA
- the secD gene encoding protein translocase subunit SecD, which translates to MAAPKKGRRAPASQGHPGRTLLLVLIAMAGLIGGMFYSGTMTPRLGIDLAGGTSFTLAAQNQPGKPNAINETNMNTAAGIMERRVNGLGVSEAEVQTQGTDHIIVNIPKGTDAKQARQQVGTTAKLGFRPVLTTTAGTKTPEPKPNPSKGGANGKGKGDKAAGDPAKDQPGTQQNASSSQSPNAKPTTQGRAVTDALKKAPSAKPTPSGPAKPSAPPVPPTPPGAAEIPPALQKQLNALDCSTDRSRSTAGEKAAGTKPSDPVVACKDDGTQKYALGPVGVEGTDVKDAKAVFDSQGGQGWIVQMDFTSEGGKKFADVTGKLATKTPPQNQFAIVLDGAVVSDPRVSQQLNGGNATISGGFTQQTAEDLGNMLSYGSLPLSFKIDDETTVTAALGGEQLHAGLIAGAIGLALVVIYLVAYYRGLALVALASLFVSAILTYTIMTLLGPTIGFALNLPAVCGAIVAIGITADSFIVYFERIRDEIREGRTLRPAVERGWPRARRTILVSDFVSFLAAAVLFIVTVGKVKGFAFTLGLTTVLDVIVVFYFTKPLMTMLARRKFFADGHSWSGLDPKRLGAKPPLRRRRGAAPTQTKEA; encoded by the coding sequence GTGGCAGCACCGAAGAAGGGCCGCAGGGCGCCCGCGAGCCAGGGGCATCCGGGCCGCACCCTGCTCCTGGTCCTCATCGCCATGGCGGGGCTGATCGGAGGGATGTTCTACTCCGGCACGATGACGCCGCGACTGGGCATCGACCTGGCCGGCGGCACCAGCTTCACGCTGGCGGCCCAGAACCAGCCGGGCAAGCCCAACGCGATCAACGAGACCAACATGAATACCGCCGCCGGCATCATGGAGCGGCGGGTCAACGGTCTGGGTGTGTCCGAGGCCGAGGTCCAGACACAGGGCACCGACCACATCATCGTGAACATCCCCAAGGGGACGGACGCGAAGCAGGCCCGCCAGCAGGTCGGCACCACCGCCAAGCTCGGGTTCCGTCCGGTGCTCACCACCACGGCGGGCACCAAGACCCCCGAGCCCAAGCCCAACCCCTCCAAGGGCGGCGCGAACGGCAAGGGCAAGGGCGACAAGGCCGCGGGTGACCCGGCCAAGGACCAGCCGGGCACTCAGCAGAACGCCTCGTCCTCGCAGTCGCCGAACGCCAAGCCGACCACGCAGGGCCGTGCGGTGACGGACGCACTGAAGAAGGCACCGTCCGCCAAGCCCACCCCTTCCGGCCCGGCCAAGCCCTCCGCACCCCCGGTGCCGCCGACGCCCCCGGGCGCCGCGGAGATTCCGCCGGCCCTCCAGAAGCAGCTCAACGCACTGGACTGTTCCACGGACCGGAGCCGCTCCACCGCCGGTGAGAAGGCCGCAGGCACCAAGCCGTCCGACCCGGTCGTGGCCTGCAAGGACGACGGTACGCAGAAGTACGCGCTCGGCCCGGTCGGCGTCGAGGGCACGGACGTCAAGGACGCCAAGGCCGTCTTCGACAGCCAGGGCGGCCAGGGCTGGATCGTCCAGATGGACTTCACCTCCGAGGGCGGCAAGAAGTTCGCGGACGTGACCGGCAAGCTCGCCACCAAGACGCCGCCGCAGAACCAGTTCGCGATCGTCCTGGACGGTGCGGTGGTCTCCGACCCGCGCGTCAGCCAGCAGCTCAACGGCGGTAACGCCACGATCTCCGGCGGCTTCACCCAGCAGACCGCCGAGGACCTCGGCAACATGCTGTCGTACGGTTCCCTGCCGCTCTCCTTCAAGATCGACGACGAGACCACGGTCACCGCGGCACTCGGCGGCGAGCAGCTGCACGCCGGTCTGATCGCCGGCGCCATCGGCCTCGCACTGGTCGTGATCTACCTGGTCGCCTACTACCGGGGGCTGGCGCTGGTCGCGCTGGCGAGCCTGTTCGTCTCGGCGATCCTGACGTACACGATCATGACGTTGCTCGGCCCGACCATCGGGTTCGCGCTGAACCTCCCGGCGGTCTGCGGCGCCATCGTGGCCATCGGTATCACCGCCGACTCGTTCATCGTCTACTTCGAACGCATCCGGGACGAGATCCGCGAGGGCCGCACCCTGCGCCCGGCCGTCGAACGCGGCTGGCCGCGGGCCCGCCGGACGATCCTGGTCTCCGACTTCGTGTCGTTCCTGGCCGCCGCGGTGCTGTTCATCGTCACCGTCGGCAAGGTGAAGGGCTTCGCGTTCACGCTCGGCCTGACCACCGTCCTCGACGTCATCGTGGTCTTCTACTTCACCAAGCCCCTGATGACGATGCTCGCCCGGCGGAAGTTCTTCGCCGACGGCCACTCCTGGTCCGGCCTCGATCCCAAGCGCCTGGGCGCCAAGCCGCCGCTGCGCCGTCGTCGCGGCGCCGCCCCCACCCAGACGAAGGAGGCGTGA